TGTTCAAATGTTATTAGAACACAAATTAGAAGTTAGAACTCCCAAACAAGTTGTCTATTGCCCTTTTAGTAGTGTAATCATTTCACAAGTTTGTCTTTTTCCGAGAGATGTTGAGTAGGGCCTACCCTATTGAAAATGGCAGTTGGTGAAATTTGACTTCCTGTTGACATGTTAATTTTTGTTAACTGTGAAGTTATAGCATAATTTTGCTATATTATATGCTGTTGGCCAAGGCTTCCATTCCTCTGATGGTAATTGCGTCAAATCTATTATCCAAATTCTATTATCTATTGGCCGACAGCATACAATATTGCAGAATTCTAGGTTCAAAAATGAATTGTGATGGAGTTTGATATCATTTACAGTCAGGTATGAACCTGAATGCTACTTAATGAACATCATCTTAGACCAATACCTCCCTGctattttgtgttatatgtttttatatttattaatatataactTTCCAAATATGTTTTTCAGGATGTGTCATTTTTGTGTTGCATCGAAGTAAAAGGATCTGAAGAGCTCATTCTGTACGGACTAAGTCATGTGACAAGTCCAAAAACGGGTAGGTGTAACAACAACTCTAGATTTCCCTGACCTATATAGCTCAgaaaggggagggggggatttgcctgaaaaaaagaaaagtgttATTACTTTTTGACCATTTGGCTAAGGAGTGTTGTTTTAGTGGTCAGTGTCTTTCCATCCATGCATATCTACATTTATGTAAGTTATCCTCAATTTCCTTTTCAGTTCTCTTCTCTCCCAATGAATGCTTGTAGCCAGGCTTaccaaacttacatgtacagtagtctGTGCACTGTAATCATAGAACTTTGTTAATGAACAAGATATGGCATGAAATCATTATGAAtcatttgtttacaaatgaaCAAACTTTTGGTTAGGCAAACATGAATTGGACATTTTGTTCTTCTTCTGTTGTAGGGAAAACATTTGCTGCGCATGCCTGTCTCAGTGGGTCAAGAGAAGGCCATACAATAATGTATTCATACCAGAAGTATCCATATGATGCAATTGGACCTGTGCAGTTCATCTGGAAACCAAAGGAACAATCAAGCAACTGTGGGCCAGGGGAGATGGAGAGGCGATTATGGATTTGGTGCCACCCACTGTGTTATAAGCAGGTGTGGCAAGAGCTTTGTTGCACCTTTTCAATGCCTGAAGCAGATGAAATTCAGATGCAAACTTCAGAACAAGAAATGGATAACAGTATGAGAGCTGTATTAAAAAACCTCAACGTCACAAATGGCTCAGTAACTTTGTCCTCATTAAAAGACACTCTTGTGCGCTTCAGACTATGGGGTCCTCTGTCACAGTCAGTATTGTCAGACTTGTTTAAGGAGCCAGTTGTTAAGACAGACCCAAACTGTTCAgaatattggtggaagaagtACTATGAGGAACATCAAGTAGAAGTTCACCAGCATCAATGGCGCACATGGAATTCACTAAAAATGTGCCAGTCTCCCTCTGAGGTACCTCCCCACTGTGTAGTTGGGCTGACAGTAAGAGACCCCAGAATTTTTTTGCCACCCAAGAAAACCAAAGCAACCCAAGAAACGGATGATGAAAGACTGAAAGATCCTTTTAACGAGAATAAGGGTAGGTTGATTTGTCATGTAACAGTGGATAAATTGTTATTAATCAGCAAGCAAGATGTTGTGATACCATCCTGTATCTTCATGCAAAAAAAATGGTTTtctaaattaaattttatagtCATGGTTTTAGTGTGAAGTCAGTCATTAAACTATATTATTCAGTTTCAAGGATTTCaagaaattaaaaatactttgcatagaatttaacaaaataaagacGATATGCAACAGATTGTTCAGAAAAAATGTGTACACTTACCAAATCAAACTTcctttataaaatattttcccaaTGTAACCTGACCCTAATAGGCCAGTAGGAATTTCTGCTTGTttcattctcttttttttttttttttttttgtttatatttttttattctggctcAAGGCAAAGTAGGGATTTTAGTAGAATTTAACTCTgaggtgaaaataaaatttctccAAAAACTTGGATAAGTTTTGGGATATTGAGTAAGGTTATGCCCAACAAACAAATACTTCATGATGGCCAAGGGGCCCATTCTTTCTCCCATTCCACTTAAAATTGTCTGACAAAGTGATGCTAGTTTTACAGTTGTCAATCTTCCATGCAGTTAGATCTTTGGTACACCTCAAGTCTTCATTTACTCATGCTGTGATCCTTTATAAgtgaatataaaatacatgcatttacgaTAAACAGGCAGCATTGAAGCTTCGGTTCTCCCTCCATGTAGTGCTCTTTCACCTCTGTGGGATGAAGACATCCGGAAATCTACTGGTCAGAAGTTGACAGAGCATGAGGTTAATAAGAGGAGGTCTGATCACCCCATAAATGGTGAGTGGAAAAGTACATCAATTTTGACTGCATTAGCATGGATGGAGTGCTTTGTGATTAGACTTGGCTGTGAGTTGTTCTTATCTTCTGTTGACTAACGTACAGCCATGTTTTTTCCCACGCtcttgtttgtggggccttggtctTACCTTAAGGTCAGTGATGGATGAGTGGCAATTTACGAAGTGTACAGTTCATTGAAAAACCAttcttctaccaatatggtgtgcaaataTGTATACCATGGGAATTTGCCAAGGGATGGTGGTTtactcaacccataaaactgactgccgtgGTTTAAGTGAAGAATTGTTTAGCATGGAGTTGggcagcaatcaaataaacacagccAAGTTTGATTCAAGATCTGTTAAATTTGCTGTGGCTTTACGCAGGCTCTGCCAACCTTCGTCTgggcatacacatgtaattgccTTTAGACTGTTGATATGTAGATGGAAACGAAGTGTTTCCTCATATGTGGAAGTGGAATCTTCTGCAAGTAGGTTCCCTCTTTTGTTTGAAGTTCTGATAATGCTATGCACATTTGACCTCTTTGTCAGtcaaactttttttattatttgttttattatttatcacaTTCATATTTCCTTGTTTGACAGGAAATTTGTTGCAGTTGGGAGATGAAGAATCGCGGATTCCAGTAATTATAATTCAGCGCCCTGGAGAGCAAGGGAGACAACCGAGTCAGATGAACAAAGGAGCTCTGCAAAACCAAGGTAGTGTTTGTGTGGGATTCGGAAATGGATGGGACATGATCCTTCCTTCTGGTTGGGGCATGGCATTCTGGATAGCCCTTGTTTATCGTGGAGCTCGTGTTGGAGGATGCAGAGAGGCAGAAAGTGTCCAGAAAGAAGTTGGAGAGCTGTATTTTCCATCAGACTTTCCAGACACCTCATCATGTAAGCAAGAGGATGAGTCTGTGAAGAAGGAGCTTACAGACAAGCATGGCCGCTACCCTCCAGCAAAACGACCAAATTTTGTGAAGTTTGGTGTTGTTGAGCCTTTCACATGCCCTTGGCAAAGACTTGTAGACGAGTGGGCTGAAGGTTGTACAGAATCAGAATCGTCTGATAATGCTAATGAAGGATCAGCTGAAGGTTCCAAGACAGTGTTTTATGTTCTTCGTGATAAATCCATGTTAAAACAGCTAATTTCCCATATTTGGAGTAGGTCACTAGATGTAAATTGCTTGCCAGAGGATATGTTGAAAGTGCTGAGGAATGCTGTTGTAGCTGTTAATGTAATGATGCACAAAAGAGGTACTCCAACAAAATTTGCTGCAATCTGTTTGCCTAATGAAGATGATTTGAAAAGTCTTCAAGCAGATCCCAGATATGGTGGTCCAAAGGAGCCATTGCACAAAGATCCTCTTACAGATAGAAAGTCCAAGAAAAAGGGCAAACACAGCAAGATTACAAAGTCGGAAATTTGTCCTAATCTTGGATTTCCAGGAACTCTGAAAGAGTCTTCTAGTAGGTTAATAATAGGCTTTCTAACCAAAGGTGGATTTTCACTATGTCATGGGTCTGGCTCGGGAGTGGGATTTTGTTCAGGCCTTGGCCTTCTTCACATCAAACCTCCTTTTCTGTGTCTGATCAGAGCCCATAATTCTTTACAGTATTGGTTTGCAAATATTGAGACATGAGTAGTAATACATAATaggtgttaaattttttttttgcctttaccATCAGTCCCCGAGTTTTCTGTAAGTCTTATAGGTCATACTGTAGGCAACACAGTTTGTCATTAAATACACTGGAGTTCTGTCAGGTGCTTGGATTGAAGGAAAAATTGACCATTTAAGCTGTGTCGATGTTTATAGTCTGACCTGCATACAGAAAATACtgtgaaattaatttttgttttcttcaagaTCACTCCTTGTAGCAAATTTACAGTTTCCAAATATCCAACATCTCAGTGCAAGAAATAGCCTTGGCTAGTTGAACACTTTCTGTTGTTATGCTTGTGTGGTTTACCCCCCCCCAAGCGCAGATTCTCCTGTATAAAACAGCTGAATTCTGGAGAATCCATTTCCTGCCTTTCATTTGCAGGGAATCCACAATAAAGGCTGATATTCCTGCAGCTCAATCGGTCCTTTTACTGACTCGCAATCATTTTCACCATCCTAAAATACCCAGTGGGAGGGTGGTAGACTCAAGCTCAAGTCACCCTAGATTCATGCCTTACTACTTGCTTCACCTTTCTCTCATGCGTTGTATATTGGCAAGTTCTGTGGTTTTAGCTAGTTCTATGTTTTTAGCCAATAAAATAATCAAGTACTTCATGCACCATCCAGAACCTTGTGGCTGTCACGGCTCTGCTTAGGAAAAATACAATGAATGACCATAGTGTTTCGATCTACATATTGGATTACCAGACAGTTCTTGGAGTCAAGAATGACTATAGGTCAATCAGAAGAGTTAATGAATAggcttttttcagttttattgtgaaaatgagaGATAGACAAGAGATTCTCTGAAAATCCAGCagttttttatatttgtgtctGTGCTGTCCATCCAGTATAACATCAGAAAGTGTTGTCCAGACTTATTCTGTGAATTATTCCGCCATATCGTGCCAAATCCTGGTCAGCTTACTGATGTTATTCCTTGAAGGAAATGAGTCAACAAGAAATGTAAATACCGGGTGTCAGAAAAGTTGAATTAGAGCTTATTGTTCTTTGGTAATACACTATTGTATGGCTTGCTGACTAATGTGCAAGTCGAACATTaaattaatttgtaattttctaATGATTCGAGGTTGTTTTATTCATGTCCTGTCTTTATATGTCATAGGCctattcagtattttttccCATCAATGTTCAATACTTACAGGATAAAAGTGTCCTTAGCATATCCATCTGACCACAAACAATTGATTTCAAGAT
Above is a window of Liolophura sinensis isolate JHLJ2023 chromosome 7, CUHK_Ljap_v2, whole genome shotgun sequence DNA encoding:
- the LOC135471225 gene encoding ribonucleases P/MRP protein subunit POP1-like — its product is MTMSMPLKKPGRKRKLDEDESVNVLIKAPSEINLLDFAENRAKEIRDLSQLCESLGGAKRVFQTLPWHMRRRAMSHNVKRLPRRLQEQAAKEYESLEQKKSISKRPSRRHRRRPKNLLTEYARRQRKHVWLETHIWHAKRFKMVDLWGYRIPLHPCEKSLRASYRAIARHCLLQDVSFLCCIEVKGSEELILYGLSHVTSPKTGKTFAAHACLSGSREGHTIMYSYQKYPYDAIGPVQFIWKPKEQSSNCGPGEMERRLWIWCHPLCYKQVWQELCCTFSMPEADEIQMQTSEQEMDNSMRAVLKNLNVTNGSVTLSSLKDTLVRFRLWGPLSQSVLSDLFKEPVVKTDPNCSEYWWKKYYEEHQVEVHQHQWRTWNSLKMCQSPSEVPPHCVVGLTVRDPRIFLPPKKTKATQETDDERLKDPFNENKGSIEASVLPPCSALSPLWDEDIRKSTGQKLTEHEVNKRRSDHPINGNLLQLGDEESRIPVIIIQRPGEQGRQPSQMNKGALQNQGSVCVGFGNGWDMILPSGWGMAFWIALVYRGARVGGCREAESVQKEVGELYFPSDFPDTSSCKQEDESVKKELTDKHGRYPPAKRPNFVKFGVVEPFTCPWQRLVDEWAEGCTESESSDNANEGSAEGSKTVFYVLRDKSMLKQLISHIWSRSLDVNCLPEDMLKVLRNAVVAVNVMMHKRGTPTKFAAICLPNEDDLKSLQADPRYGGPKEPLHKDPLTDRKSKKKGKHSKITKSEICPNLGFPGTLKESSSRLIIGFLTKGGFSLCHGSGSGVGFCSGLGLLHIKPPFLCLIRAHNSLQYWFANIET